The following nucleotide sequence is from Ensifer adhaerens.
TACCGGCCGTCGTTGGCCGGAGAGCGGCGATCAGACCAGCCGCAGCGGCATGGTGATCGCTGCCCGAAAACGGTACGGTGCCACGAGGCCGGATATGAAGGCTCCGACCTCGGGGAACCGGGCCTTGATGCGGTCGGCGACATTCCTCAGTCCGGTGCCGGTCCCGGCAGGTTTGTTCGCCGGGCGCGGCGGCTCGTTCGCCATGTCGTTTTCTACGGAAAGCTCCAGCGTCTCGCCTTGCCTTGCCGCCCGGATCACGATCTCGACCACGCCGATCGAACCGCCCACGCCGTGCTTGGCCGCATTTTCGATCAATGGCTGAAGGATGAGGCTCGGGACCAGCGCCTGCTCCAGGCCCGGTGCAATCTCGAGCTTGACCCGCATGCGGTCGGAGAAGCGTTCGCCCTCGATGTTGAGATAGCCGAGCTGCAAGGCCAGCTCGTCGGCAAGGCAAACGTCCTGCATCGGATCCAGCTCGAGTGTCGTGCGCAGGAAGGAGGAGAGCGAGAGCACCATGCGGCGGGCGGTCGTCGATGCGCCCTCTTCGATCAGCCCGGCAATCGAGTTCAAGGTGTTGAACAGGAAGTGCGGATTGACCTGGTAGCGCAGCGCCCGCATCTGCGCCGTCAGCGCTTCCTCCCGTGTCACGGCAAGCCGGCGTTCCCGCTCGCGCAGTTCGGAATTGGCGAGAAGGGCGATGTAGAGAAACGCCCATCCGTGAAACAGCGCCATGCAATAGATGAGGGTGTAGCCGACATTGGTCCAGTTGATTGGGCCCGGATCGCCATGCTCGATCAGGCCGTGACTGAGGAGATCGATGCTGGCATTGATCGCTGCGGCGACGAGCGCCAGGGCGGAGCCGAGCAGAAGCTTGAAGAGGATGGACCTGCCCCGGAAGCGAAAGAGTGCCACTGCCATCGCATAGGACATGAGTGTCCCGTTCAGCATCAGGATCAGGGTGATCGGCGCGATCGCAATCGGGTTATATCCAAGGAAAGCCCAGAGCGTACTGCTGATGACGAACTGCATGAACTGGTAGAGGAGCCCGAGGAAGAGCGTCGCCCGCCGAACGCTTGCGGCATATCCAGCCTCGTCAGGCAAAACCGTCTCATGTCCTCGCGCCATGCGAGGTTTTATCCTTCAAGTCCATATGGTTGTCGACCGCAGTTCGTCGCCGAAAACAAGCCGTTTGCAGAAACCCACAGCCCTTCGACGCCGCAATCTGCCGTTTGCAGAAAGCCGAATTCTCGCTTTTTGCGGGCTTGCTATAGCCGCCCCATGACCCGTGCTTTCCCGGCGAATCCGTTCGCCTGGGATTTGTGCGCCCACGAATGAAAAGGAAAAGGGGCAGACATTGAATACCTGTGCGAAGGCGGACGTTTTGAGGATCAACCTTCTGAGTTCGACGGCGCTCGGTCGCGCCGGACTGCTCTCACTGGCTCTGGCCGCCGTGCCACTCGTGCCGTCGCCGGCAAAGGCGGCCGGATTGCTGGTTCCAAACGACACAACGTGGTCCAGCGACCATACGATCAACGGCAATCTCGTTATCCGCGGCGGGCCGGGCGGCGCGACACTGACGATCAACAATGGTGCCAAGGTTGAGAGTACCGATGGTTACATCGCAGACAGTCGCGGCAGCGTCGGCACGGTCGTCGTCTCCGGGCCGGGCTCGACCTGGGACATCGTCGATGCCAATCCCAACGGCGACCGCATGCTCTTTGTTGGCGGCTTCGAAGGCGGTATCTATGGCGGCAAGGGCACGCTGATCGTCGAGAACGGCGGCAAGGTTTCGGCTAAGGAGACCTATGTCGGCGCCCTGCAGGAGGGCGACGGAACGCTCGTGGTGCGCGGCGCGGGTTCCATGCTAAACACCGAGTTCCTGGGGGTCGCTTACGGTGCACTGACGCTCAACACCGCTACAGTTCGGATCGAGGACGGCGGCCTCGTCAACACCAACAAGACCTACTTCGAAAACGGCACGGTGCTCGTCACCGGCGACAATACGCGCTGGGTCAACACCGGTGAATTCACGATCGGCGACAGCTTTACCGTCGAAAAGGGCGCTGTCGTTTCCACCAACACCGCGATCCTGCGTGAGGACGAGAGCACCGACACCATCCAGGCCGTTATCGACGGCGCCGGCAGCGAACTCAAGGTCGCCGACAGGTTGCTGATCGGCGAGGCTGGTCGGGCGAACCTTTCGATCGCCAACGGCGGCAAGCTCTCGGTTGGCGGTGACATCGTGCTCTCCGCCGTCGGCGGCATCAACAACGAGGGCATGGGCAACCTGACGATTGGCGGCAAGGTCAATCTCAACAACATCGCTGAACCGATCGCCGAACAGGCGCAGGCGGCAGGCACGGTCAATTCCTCGGCGAAAATCGATTTCGGACCGCGCAAGGGCTACGTCAACTTCAACCATACGAACACGGGCTACGAGTTCGCCAACACGATGGTCGGCAAGGGCACGATCACCAACTTCTCCGGCGAGACCATCGTTGGCGGCGACCTGTCGAAGTTCTACGGCAAGGTGAATGTCTCCGGCGGCAAGCTGGTCCTGAAGGGCAATATCGACACGATCGACAACGACCCGGACAACGGTCCCGTGGACTTCAGCGAGACCCGCTTCGAAGTGAGCGGCGGCACCCTGATCGTCGATGGCGAAACGGGACGTGTTGAGGGCGATCGTTTCTATACCAATGAAGTGAATGTGCTCGGCGAGTTGAACCGCATTCGCAATCCGAACTCGACCGCTTTCGGCAGGCTCGGCGGCTCCGGCACGGTCGGCGACACGTTTATCGACAAGAATGCGATCATCTCGCCCGGCAACAATTCGACCGGAACGCTGACGATCATGGGCCGGCTGGATATGGCCTCTGGCTCGATCTATGAGGCCGATATCGCCGGCGACGGCCGCTCCGACCGGATCGTTGTCAAGAGCATAGGCACCAACGACAACACCGGTATCGCCAAGATCGGAACCGGTACCAATGTCCAGGTGACGGCACTCGACGCCAACACCAGCTACAAGACCGGTCAGACCTACACGATCCTGACCGCCGATCGTGCGATCGAAGGCAAGTTCGCCGAGGCGATTTCGAAATCGGCGTTCCTCGAAATCTCGCTCGACCAGAAGGAAAAGCAGGTCGATCTGACGATCAAGGTCAAGAACGGCGGCAAGCCGGGCGGCGAAGAGCCGGGTAAGCCGGGTGAGCCGGGTGGAGAGCCGAAACCGGGCGAGCCGGGCGGAGAGCCCAAGCCTGGTGTCTTCGAAGGCGAGGCTGCCACCGGCAACCAACGGCAGACGGCACTGGCGCTGAACACTCTTGCCCAGAGCGGCCCGTCGGTCGGCCTCTACAATGCATTGACACTGCTCGACGGCGCCGGGGCACGCCGTGCCTTCGATCAGCTCTCCGGCGAAGTCCATGCGTCGGCCCAGACCGCGTTGATCAACGACAGCAGCCTGTTGCGCCACGCGGCGAACGACCGCATCCGCGATGCTTTCGGCGACGTCGGCGCTGCAAACGTCCCGGTTCTGGCCTACGGTCCGGAGGACAAGATCACGACAGGCGCAGTCGCGGCGGTCAACTCTGTCCCGGTGGCGCCGCCGGCCATGGTCGGCTGGGGACAGGTGTTCGGGTCCTGGACCAACACCGACGGCAACGGCAACGCCGGTGCGCTCGATCAGTCGACCGGCGGTTTCGTTACCGGTTTCGATGCGGCTATCTCGGACAATGCGCTCGTCGGTATCATGGCCGGCTACAGCCGGACCAACTTCGACGTCGACAGCCGCTCGGCGAGCGGCAACAGCGACAATTACCACCTTGGTGTCTATAGCGGCAGCCGGTGGGGCGACGTCGCACTGCGCTCGGGCCTTGCCTATACCTGGCATTCGATCAACACGTCGCGCAATGTCGCCTTCCCGGGCTTCAGCGATCAGTTGAAGGCCGATTATGACGCCGGTACCTTCCAGGCCTTCGGTGAAGTCGGCTACCGCATCGACCTGCCGAGTGTCGCGCTCGAGCCGTTCGCCAACCTCGCCTATGTCAGCCTGCACACCGACGGCTTCACCGAGCGCGGTGGTGCGGCGGCCCTTTCGAGCCGGAGCAACACGACGGATACGACCTTCACGACGCTCGGTCTTCGCGCTTCGGCTCCGCTCAGCCTCGGCACGACCGAAGCGAAGCTGCGCGGCATGCTCGGCTGGCAGCATGCCTTCGGCGATACGACCCCGTTCTCGTCGATGGCGTTCGGCACGGGCAGCGCCTTCTCGGTCGCCGGTACGCCGATCGCCGAGGATGCGGCGATCATCGAAGCCGGCATCGACTTCGCGCTGACCGGCAATGCGAGCCTCGGCATCACCTATACCGGCCAGTTCGGCTCCGGCACGACGCAGAACGCGGTCGACGCCAAGCTCGATGTGCGCTTCTGATGCGCAGGTTCGTCTGGCTCTCGACAATGCTGATGGCGACGTTCGTCGCCATCACGCCGCTTCATGGCGAAGACGCCGCCGGCAAACCCGCGGCGCCCTCCCAGCTTTCGGAGACCTACGAGGACTGGAGCGTCGCCTGCGCCGAGATCGAGGGAAAGAAACATTGCCTCCTCTCGCAGCGCCAGTTCCACAAGAGCGGTCAGCATGTCCTGACGATCGAGCTTCGCACGGCGGCCGAAGCCGGGCTTGAGGGGAGCCTCGCGCTCCCCTTCGGTCTTTATCTGGACAAGGGCGTGACGCTTGGCGTCGACGACGCGACCGGCGGCAAGCCGACCCGCTTCCGCACCTGCTTGCCGCTCGGCTGCATCGTGCCTTTGACCTTCACCGAAGCGACGGTTGCGCTGCTTCGTAGCGGCACGGCATTGAAGATCGGCGCGTTCGCCAGCGACAGCCAAAAGGACGTGGCGTTCGCTGTCTCGCTCAAGGGCTTCGCTGCAGCACTCGACCGGGTGATCGCCCTGTCCGGAAAGAGCTGAGGCAACGTCACGGCCTTCGCTTCACCGCCAGGCTTTTGGCCGGTTTTTTTAAGGTGCGTAGCCTCCCGGGGCGGGCCCGGTCGTGCGAAAGAGCGCGGCCGGGTCTTCTCCATGGGGGGAACCGAGTGTCGCCATCCGGACGCGCCACCGTTGGTGGGCGCTTTCGGCCTATCGGGAGGACACGTCGATCGCATCGCCGATGGCGTAGAAATGCCCGCCCGCCACATAGTGCAGGCTGCGCAAGGCCGGATCGGCCGTCTCGAACATCCAATGCCCGTCGCGAAACACGCGATCGTCGGCCCAGGCCGCGAAGACTTCGCCGATGAACAGGTCGTAGCGGCTCTCGATCGACGGCTCGCTGATCAGCCGGCAGGCGAGCCAGGCGGAGCAACCGGTAACAAGCGGAAGATCATAGTCCGGCATGTCGAACAGTTTGACGCCGGCGTTGCGAAGTTTGTCGGGATCGTCGTGAAGGCTCGTGGTGCCCACCGCATGGGTCAGCAGCGCCTGGGCGGCGGTCGGCACCTGGATGACGAACACGCCCGCTTCCTCCGCGAGGCTGCGGGTACGGGTGGCGCTGTCGAGCACGACCGTCAGCTTGGGCGGATCGTAATCGAGCGCGCAGGCCCAGGCTGCCGCCATCACATCCTGAACGCCGCCATGGCGGGCGGAAACCAGGACTGTCGGGCCATGGTTCAGCAGCCGGTATGCCTTTTCGAGAGGAACGGCACGAATATGCGAAACCATCAGACTACCTCACCGCCATTGGCGGACATTGACCGATCATGCCTCTTCTATAGGGGCGCTGCATTTCGCCAACAAGCGCAACCTTTCGCGGTGCCGGAGGGGCGGTACGGCAGCGGCTAAGGCACTTGAAAGGGATGCGGGCCGACGAAACATAAGCATTTGACAAACGCATACCCGTTTGGCTATACGTTATTTCATAGCCAAACGGGTATGAGATATGACTGAGTTACAGGACGCGGTTTTTCGGGCGCTCGCCGATCCCACACGCCGTGGGCTCTTCGAACACCTTTGCCGCCAGGGGGATACCACGGTCGTCGGCTTGTTGGCCGATGCCGGGGTTTCGCAGCCGGTCGTGTCCAAGCATCTCAAGATCCTGAAGGCTGCAGGGCTCGTGCACGACCGGCATGAGGGCCGCTACACCTATTACAGCGCCCGGCGCGAAGCGCTCGCGACGCTGGTTGACTGGACGACGGAGATGGCCGGCTTCTGGCAGGACCGCTTCGACGATCTCGATGATCTCCTGAAGAGAATGGACCAATGATCGAAACAACGGAAACCACCCGCTCTGTCGTCGTCGAACGCGACTTTCCCTATCCGCCGGAGAAGATCTGGCGCGCGCTGACGCAGCCGCATCTGATTGCCGAATGGCTGATGCGCAACGATTTCATTCCCGAAGTCGGCCGTCGCTTTACCCTTTCCGCCGATTGGGGCCAGGTCGATTGCGAGGTTCAGACGATCGAGGCGAACCGCTCGCTCGCCTATCGCTGGGACACCAAGGACTTGACCAGTGTCGTCACCTGGACGCTCGCGCCCGCCAGGGGCGGCACGAGCCTGCGCATGGAACAGCGCGGCTTCAGAGCCGACCAAAAGGCCTATTTCCAGGGCGCGACGGTCGGATGGCCACGCTTCTTCACCCAGCTGGAAGACGTCGTCGCGAAACTCGACTGATCGCAGCCATTGACGACCGTTGCTCAAACCCAAGGTGCCAGAATGACCGCCCTGATCCGGAAAATCCATCGCTGGACGTCGCTGCTCTTCTCCCTGGCCGTTGCCGCGATCTTTGCCGGCATGCCAGTAATGACGCTCCCCGAATGGGTCTACTACCTGCCCCTGCCGCCGTTGGCGGTGCTGCTACCGACCGGCATTTACCTTTTCGTGCTGCCCTATCTGGGCAAGCCCGAGGGCAGGATGCAGGCGGCGGAGTAGGGAATAGCGCCAGCCCGGCTCAATCCGCGGACAGAGCCGGGCTGGCAAAGCGCTTGCGATATTCGGCCGGCGTGACGCCGACATGGCGCATGAAGGCGCGCCGGAGCGTATCGGCATCGGCAAAGCCGCAGCGGGCGGCGACCTGCTTGGGGGCGTCCTGCCCCTGCTCGAGCAGGCGCCTGGCCGCCGCGACACGTGCTTCTACGATCGGCCCAACATCGGGCATAAGCGACCAGCGAAACAGATAGGGCGCAAAATCGCTGCTGATTGTCATACTGCGGATCCGCTGATTGCGCGCGGTGGCACCACGGCCACGGCGCGAACTGACGAGCGCTTCCCTCAGGCCTGCTCCACGAGGCAGTCGATCAATGCTCGGGTCGCAGCCGGTAGGTTTCTGTGCGGCGGATAAATGAGGGAGAAGGGGCGCGACCGGCCACCGAATTCCGGCAGAAGCTCGACCAGGCTGCCGCGCGCCAGGCGGTCGCGCGCGATGAAATCATAGGTTTGGCAGATCCCGAGGCCTGCCTCCGTCAACGAGACGGTGCCGAGCACGTCGTCCTCCACCTGGATCGGGCCATGGGGTATCCAGTCGAGGTCGGCTCCGGCGACGCGCAACAGCCATGGGGCCGGACGCCCGCTGCTCGGCATGATGAAGGGCAGGCAGGTATGTGCTGCGAGCTCGTCGACAGAACGCGGCATGCCACGCCGCGCGACGTAATCGGGCGAGGCGACCAGCCTCAACGGCGCATCTTCGAGCCTTCTGCCGATCATGCCGCTGTCGGGGAGCTGGCCGAGGCGTATGGCAAGGTCGTAGCCCTCGGCGACCAGATCGACATTGCGGTTGGCAATCGACAGCTCGACGGTGACGGATGGATGCCTCGTCGCGAAGCGGGTCAGCTTTTCCGGCAGCTGGAAATGGCCATAGGTCGTGGGCGCACTGAGCCGAACGCGTCCGGCAACAACGCCGTCGCCTTGAATGGCGCGTTCGGCCTGATCGATTGTCTCGAAGGCTGCTCGCACCTGATCGAGGTAGACCCGCCCGGCGTCGGTGAGGCTGATGCGCCGCGTCGTCCGCCGCACCAGCTGCGTGCCGAGTTTCGTCTCGAGCCTGGTGATGGCGCGGCTCAGCACGGAAGGCGTCGTGGCCAGCGCGACGGCTCCTGCGGTCATCGACCCCTTGTCCATGACGGTGATGAAAGCCTCGACATCGGCGAGGTGATCGAAGCGACGCATTTTTGCCTCTGAAGACC
It contains:
- a CDS encoding sensor histidine kinase — translated: MARGHETVLPDEAGYAASVRRATLFLGLLYQFMQFVISSTLWAFLGYNPIAIAPITLILMLNGTLMSYAMAVALFRFRGRSILFKLLLGSALALVAAAINASIDLLSHGLIEHGDPGPINWTNVGYTLIYCMALFHGWAFLYIALLANSELRERERRLAVTREEALTAQMRALRYQVNPHFLFNTLNSIAGLIEEGASTTARRMVLSLSSFLRTTLELDPMQDVCLADELALQLGYLNIEGERFSDRMRVKLEIAPGLEQALVPSLILQPLIENAAKHGVGGSIGVVEIVIRAARQGETLELSVENDMANEPPRPANKPAGTGTGLRNVADRIKARFPEVGAFISGLVAPYRFRAAITMPLRLV
- a CDS encoding autotransporter domain-containing protein, whose product is MRINLLSSTALGRAGLLSLALAAVPLVPSPAKAAGLLVPNDTTWSSDHTINGNLVIRGGPGGATLTINNGAKVESTDGYIADSRGSVGTVVVSGPGSTWDIVDANPNGDRMLFVGGFEGGIYGGKGTLIVENGGKVSAKETYVGALQEGDGTLVVRGAGSMLNTEFLGVAYGALTLNTATVRIEDGGLVNTNKTYFENGTVLVTGDNTRWVNTGEFTIGDSFTVEKGAVVSTNTAILREDESTDTIQAVIDGAGSELKVADRLLIGEAGRANLSIANGGKLSVGGDIVLSAVGGINNEGMGNLTIGGKVNLNNIAEPIAEQAQAAGTVNSSAKIDFGPRKGYVNFNHTNTGYEFANTMVGKGTITNFSGETIVGGDLSKFYGKVNVSGGKLVLKGNIDTIDNDPDNGPVDFSETRFEVSGGTLIVDGETGRVEGDRFYTNEVNVLGELNRIRNPNSTAFGRLGGSGTVGDTFIDKNAIISPGNNSTGTLTIMGRLDMASGSIYEADIAGDGRSDRIVVKSIGTNDNTGIAKIGTGTNVQVTALDANTSYKTGQTYTILTADRAIEGKFAEAISKSAFLEISLDQKEKQVDLTIKVKNGGKPGGEEPGKPGEPGGEPKPGEPGGEPKPGVFEGEAATGNQRQTALALNTLAQSGPSVGLYNALTLLDGAGARRAFDQLSGEVHASAQTALINDSSLLRHAANDRIRDAFGDVGAANVPVLAYGPEDKITTGAVAAVNSVPVAPPAMVGWGQVFGSWTNTDGNGNAGALDQSTGGFVTGFDAAISDNALVGIMAGYSRTNFDVDSRSASGNSDNYHLGVYSGSRWGDVALRSGLAYTWHSINTSRNVAFPGFSDQLKADYDAGTFQAFGEVGYRIDLPSVALEPFANLAYVSLHTDGFTERGGAAALSSRSNTTDTTFTTLGLRASAPLSLGTTEAKLRGMLGWQHAFGDTTPFSSMAFGTGSAFSVAGTPIAEDAAIIEAGIDFALTGNASLGITYTGQFGSGTTQNAVDAKLDVRF
- a CDS encoding invasion associated locus B family protein — its product is MRRFVWLSTMLMATFVAITPLHGEDAAGKPAAPSQLSETYEDWSVACAEIEGKKHCLLSQRQFHKSGQHVLTIELRTAAEAGLEGSLALPFGLYLDKGVTLGVDDATGGKPTRFRTCLPLGCIVPLTFTEATVALLRSGTALKIGAFASDSQKDVAFAVSLKGFAAALDRVIALSGKS
- a CDS encoding flavin reductase family protein, which produces MVSHIRAVPLEKAYRLLNHGPTVLVSARHGGVQDVMAAAWACALDYDPPKLTVVLDSATRTRSLAEEAGVFVIQVPTAAQALLTHAVGTTSLHDDPDKLRNAGVKLFDMPDYDLPLVTGCSAWLACRLISEPSIESRYDLFIGEVFAAWADDRVFRDGHWMFETADPALRSLHYVAGGHFYAIGDAIDVSSR
- a CDS encoding ArsR/SmtB family transcription factor, translated to MTELQDAVFRALADPTRRGLFEHLCRQGDTTVVGLLADAGVSQPVVSKHLKILKAAGLVHDRHEGRYTYYSARREALATLVDWTTEMAGFWQDRFDDLDDLLKRMDQ
- a CDS encoding SRPBCC family protein translates to MIETTETTRSVVVERDFPYPPEKIWRALTQPHLIAEWLMRNDFIPEVGRRFTLSADWGQVDCEVQTIEANRSLAYRWDTKDLTSVVTWTLAPARGGTSLRMEQRGFRADQKAYFQGATVGWPRFFTQLEDVVAKLD
- a CDS encoding LysR family transcriptional regulator, translated to MRRFDHLADVEAFITVMDKGSMTAGAVALATTPSVLSRAITRLETKLGTQLVRRTTRRISLTDAGRVYLDQVRAAFETIDQAERAIQGDGVVAGRVRLSAPTTYGHFQLPEKLTRFATRHPSVTVELSIANRNVDLVAEGYDLAIRLGQLPDSGMIGRRLEDAPLRLVASPDYVARRGMPRSVDELAAHTCLPFIMPSSGRPAPWLLRVAGADLDWIPHGPIQVEDDVLGTVSLTEAGLGICQTYDFIARDRLARGSLVELLPEFGGRSRPFSLIYPPHRNLPAATRALIDCLVEQA